The sequence below is a genomic window from Silene latifolia isolate original U9 population chromosome 7, ASM4854445v1, whole genome shotgun sequence.
GATCTTAGTTTCAGATAAAATCAAAATCAGTCTGTATTTTGCATTTAAAAACCTTTTTTGGAATGTTTGCAAAAGTGTATAGTTTCTTATGACTTGTATTGTTTTTGTTGTAGAGATCGTGATAGTGAGTATGCTTAAGGAATGATTGTCCTTACTTAGGTTGTGCCTTATTGTTGATAAGGAACATCTGAACTGGTTccgtttttttttctaaattacgTTTGAGGCAATAAGTGTCTGGATAACTGAAGAATAATTTACAAATCCGTATCTGCAGActttggatttggatttggaaTTTGATTGTGATAAGCATGGTGGCCTCACCACAATGGTATGGTTCTTGTCTTCTTGACAACGTAAGCCATTGCTTAATACGTGCGCTGATCTCTTCATCAGGTACGTATTGTCTCTTTTGTTCCTTCGTCACCTTGCATGTGATACACTTCAACGGTGGTAACGACATAAACCGACAAACTAAATAAAAGTCTTACTTCAGATAAAATCATGACTCCCAAAAAAAAAATAGCTTTCCATGTATTACCTTATTACGAGTTAAGCATGCGACATAAAACGCctaactaaaaattttaaacctCTGTTAGAAATCATATACCAAAGAAAGATACTAGTATTTGACGACAAAAAATGAGTAACACCAAATAAAATGTAGCTTTCCGTTCTTATGAGATAGACATAGTAAATTTAATGGTATTACTATATGAAACGGTATTACAACGTAGACCGACAAACTAATAACAATCTTAGTATCAGATAAGATCGCCAGAGATTTTCTCTGCCTGTCCATACTTGGTTGATAGCTTCCATACTTGGTTGATAGAATTGGAAATAGATCATTACATAATTGGAAAGTAATCTAtgtttctatttatgtttgccaAGTTGGTGATTTGAACGCGTATTCGTCCTCTTTAAATTGAGGAGGAATTCCTTAGACATGTCACTCACTGCTTTTTGCTTCTTCTGATCATGCAGAAGATGAAGACGAAGAATAAAAAATTACAAGGAGAAAGGCTCCTATACAACAATTCAGAAAATTACCGTAAAGTTCCCTGGGTAATATTCTTATGAAATCCTATTTTTTGTCGATATTTTGATAATGTTTACACTATACATTTCAGTTCTTTTTTAGTGTTTTTTGTTTGATGTAAACTCTAATAAGTGTTATCTATTGATACTTGATTTTGCAGGAGGCTCGAGTCTGCAAATATATTCTCCCTTATTATTATAGTTCCTTCCTAATAATTTCTCAATGGTATTTTGCAAAAACTGATATAGCATCCTTAGTTGTGACTGCTACAACAGGAGAAGCGGCACTGCGCATTCTCCTGAAGAAACATCATGGCATCTCCTTAGTGGTGACAGACCTCTTTTTGCCGGATATGTCATCCAGTCTTGAGTTTCTGCAAAAAGTCGAAACAGAAACGCGACTACCTGTTGTTAGTAAGTACGGTATCTCTTTTTATTATGTTTCCGAAGTCCCATTTTCAACCACTCCTTTGACCTAATACCCTATTATTCTATGCAGTGATGTCTGATACTTTTGATGAACATCTCGTCATGCATGGTCTCTCGATTGGAGCAATGATGTTTCTTATTAAGCCACTATGTCATAATGACATCAAGCACATGTGGCAATTCCCTATTATGAAAAAAGGGAGGTCATTCCTAGCAGGCAGAATTGGAGAAGCCGCTAATAGTTTCTCGATGGTCTTTGGCAAAGAGAAGCAGAAGGATGATAAACTACAGACGGAATTGCAGGAGGTAATGTCAAAACAATAAATCTGCTCTTTCCTCGATAAATTTATTGGGAGAAGTTTAAAAAGGAAGAGCATAAAAAATCAGTTGAAGCTAGTATGAAGTAAGCCATGGAAGAAGCAACATGATGATAAATTGCTACCGAATCTTCATAGTACTAGACAGACATGAGTTGGTCAAGACTCGAGAGAGATGATCTCACAATAAATTTATTGGAAGGCCAACTTCAATTTAAAGCAAAATGGtaccaaaaaaataaaatgggtactAGTAAAAGTGGTCACTATCTACGATAAAATGGGTACGCTTGTTATGAAATCATGTATCACATGTATCAAATGTAAGAGTCTCCTTGAGTCACTATCTGCGATAGAATGTGTAAGCTTGTTATGAATATCAAATGTAAGAGTCTCCTTGAGTCACTATCTGCGATAGAATGTGTAAGCTTGTTATGAAACCATGTATCAAATGTAAGTGTCAAATTTGAGTCACTATCTACACGATAAAATGTGTCTGTTTGTCATGAAATCATGTATCAAATGTAAGCGTCTCTTTGAGTCACTATCATTAATAAAAGAGTTGCGAAAAGTTGATGTTAGATGAGCAACTCACCTGTTTCTGTTATGGTTGGTAGAATTTGCTTGTGTTGTGCATAGTTGCTATAGTTTTTAATGCAGTAGCATCATGGATATTGAAAATCTGTTACTTGGCTAAACAGCAACGACATTACCCCGATGCAATTTACGAGAATTAGATATACTCCATTACCCTGCCTTACCCATGTTTTAAAACTTGCTGCTGTGCATTCTTTGAATTAATCAACTTCGTCTACTACTTTTCTTAGTTTACTTCTGATTTAGAATACAATGTTGCTGCCAATCATGATAATACGGATTTGATTTCTGCAGGAGCATCCAGAACAGCATCCAGAGGAGGAATCGGTGTTAGCATCGTTGATGGCTGGCGTTGTGACCCAAAGTGGCACAAGAACGGTGCAAGCGCCTTGCTGACTTTGATGCTATTGATAGACAGGATGGGGGATTCTATGTCAACACAGACACAAGTCATGATGACGCTGTCGGTGTGGCATTCAGAGGCATGTTATCAACAAAGAAGAGCCACTGTATCACTTCGCGCATTATAATGAGGTATTAGTTCAGCTGTAGTTAGTGTCAGATCCGGGAAAAATTCTTATCGTATCCCTTCAGATAAATTTAACGGTATTAACGACATAAaccgacaaacaaaataaaaatctTAGCTTCGGATAAAATCCTGTCCCCAGAGAAAATATAGCTTTCCATATATACTTGGTAGAGAGCCCGAATGTCTGATTTCTCAATTTGTAGTTTCTTTGGTCCTCTTAGATAGATGTACCTAACAAATCAAGTCGTGTCGTGTGCGTGTTCCTGTCAATTTTAAATTGATCACCGCAACCCTAACCTTGAACCTGACTCAATTAGTTATAACACGTCATTTTTCTCAACCCTAGCCTAACCCGTTTGATTTTTCTATAATCTAACTTGACCCGGTTAACCCCATTTATTTTTAAACAGTTCATTTTTCAACTCCTTAAACCTATTTAACCCACCAAACCAATTTTATAACCCATTACCTCAAAATGACGAATGATAATTCTTATTTTGAAAcagtttggttggattattgacTTAACCCAACGAATTATGACTCATTTATGTAAATGAGTTACTTGTGTCGAAAGACCTCAACTCTTAGGGTTTGGTTATGGGGAAAAAAGGGGAGGGGGGAATACAAATTTTGTTGTCTGGCTAGCAAATATTGTAATATTGGGAGACAGAGTATCTGATGAGTGATGgctacaacaacaacattaccccagtgcctcaatggctcccgcaaattgtggggtaggggggggggggggtggttgGTTTCGGATGTACGCAGCAGGAAAAATTATTTCCCGTGCCCTCGTGTAAATTTAATGGTATTACGACATAAACCAATAAACTATCAATAGTTCTCACATAAACGCAGACATCATTGTAAATTTCATATTTCTGTGTTAATGTTATCGTAAATTCatttgtgttttcttatttaGTGAACGGTTAAGTTTATttgattgtttttgttgattttcagTGTATATATTGTTTCTTTATTAGTCTTTTAAGCTGCTTAATTTAGGTTATGGTAGGAAATGACATGTTTTGTTAGATGGGTTTTGTGATTTTTAGATGTTTGTTATGAAAATAGAGAATTTATGGTTTACTAAAGTGGTTGCacttctttctcttgtgaagtagcagtccttcgatgcagttctcgacgcaattttcatcttgggtcattcggaaacagccgctgtgtaaggctgcgtacatccgacccttccttaccccgcaatttgcgggagccattgaggcactggggtaatgttgttgttgttgttgttgttgttacctTATTATTACTTCTCACTATAAGGGATTATGCTTCTAGTTTAGGGTTACTTTGATGAGACGGAAGAAAACACAGTGACACTGTCTAATGCAAGCATCTGCTTATTAGTTTAGGGTTTCTTCTAATGGTGCAAGTGCTTTGTAGTGATGTTTTGAAAAGGAAAACCAGCTGTTGATGTTCTGATGTAACTTTGCTAGTCTTTAGGGAGTATCTACATTGTTGCATTTTGGTATTATAGATTGATACACTCCGTGGTTGTTCTTAGGAGTGCCAGCGAGTGACGCGCTTGGTCTCGTGAGTTTTACTTTAAGCATTCGCTTTGAATAAGAACACTGAGATAAGAGTTGTAAAAGCGGTAGAGATTTTTATGGTAATTCGTGGTTATCGGTTTAATGCCTAGCCCATCCAGTCCCGGCCCACTCGTGAGTTTTACTTTAGGCATTAAACCCGAAGTTAGTGACCAAAGAACCTAAGGAGCACTTGTGTGGGGGTCTAACTCACTTAGGATAGTATTCTTACACGACGTCTCAATTTAATTGGTCAGATAAGTTTTATATTTCCTACACCATACAAACCACCTTCATATTTATTTGATTCTCCATATTAACAACACTTACACTACTTGGTTATGAATTTTTTCTCAAGTTTGATTGATTGATGATTGTTTGTAATCCTATGTTGTAAGACAAGctattatttttattgtattcTCAAATTTTCACATTTTATTATCAAAATCAAAATCTTTGACTAAGCTACTATTTAGTATTAGAATTGAATAAATTCTCCATTAATAATAGAATAtaatcttaataaaataaaaatcggGATGTAGCAAACTACCCTATAACTTATGAACTATGTGCAAATTAGCCCCCTAAATTTCACTTGTagcaaattagccccataactttccaaaaatgtgcaagttttttttaccattttttaactaaaacctattgttttctattataaaaaatatatagatatatttcttaaataattaaatataatatttacatattcaatGAAAAATGAGAAGTAATTTTAGTATAAACAAAAATTTGGTCATGTAACTTTTCATTGCAACACCATTAACAATTCTCATATTATGAACATTTTTcaccaaaataaaaaaatatatttgagCATGTTTTTTAATAACCAAGAATTTTAGGATTAAAATCTAAtcaataattttgattttcaataattgtaaaatatttaattagcaaTTTTATTCTTAAAAATAAAATGTGTGGTTAATTGCACATTAACAGAAATTTATGGGGTTGATTTGCTATATTTATAAATTAAGGGGTTTGATTGCACATAGTATCAAACTTATGGGGGTGGTTTGCTATATTTCCCAAATAAAAACTAAGGCATCTCATTGGCTAGGGTGTACGATATTCTTATACACCCGATGGACCTTAGAATTTGTGTTATAATAAACTGTTGATCACATACATCCGattctaaataaaataaaattataaaaactaGAGTAATCAATTAATTAAGTACGGATGAATGGATAATGGTCCTAATCAAGTAATTTTTCAACATTGAATTCATATGTTTactagtttagaccccgtgcattgcacggtacttaaagtttaatatttttataaaattacttATATAATATTGGTACCTTATAATGTTTACATTTCTCATCATTGTATTTTGCTTTGATAAATAAAAGCTAGAATTGAAAATTAgttaagagaattgagtaatgagttgaaatatattttaatgaaaatatttttatagcataaagctaatgagtttcaatttatattttttttttcaatttttttgtcacgaaagtaataacaacaatttttagttttggttttatataGAATATGTTTTTTGGTCAACTCTTCATttaataataagattaataaaagatttagcaatttataattttatatcaattttattttaatttaattaaaatattataatttatattttagtgaaaataatataatttgatgaaaagattaattttaatgaaaatataatagatgaattaaattgtatttgttagtttccttatttagtgaatgaatataattatcattaattttcttttttgagaATATGTTTTTTGGCGGAAAAATGATAGaaatcacctattcatttagtagatAGAGGATTATAGCAAGTAACATTTCAAGTGTCACGTTGAGTTAATTTGTTTACTCGCTTTCATTCCAATTgtcaaaaaaaggaaaaaaaaaattgttggcATTATTTTATTTAAGGAGTAAAATTAATCAAAAACCCCTATTTATTggcttttgcatttttttttttaatattttttttttgttttcttaaatAGTTTTCCATCAAGCAGATCCAAATTCGGAGATCAAAGGCGAATCTGAATCTCGAGGGGTCCAAATTTCCAACTcacaaattatttaaaaaaatagatagttcatgaaattattctaCGCTCCCAATTGCAATTTTAAAGCCGGTTGAATAGAATACAAAAAAACTTAATAAAAACACGCCGTTTTATTCCATgataaaaataagaaaacaacAATAGCACTCAATACGAAATACGAAATACAAAATACGAAATTCGAAATACATAAGACAAGAATactaggaaaaaaaaaaaagcataagcAAAGAACATAAATTGTTGGTTGCATAAATTGTTGGTTGCATACATCACAAATCTCATCAGGCTTACCTTAGGCATCTTTGCATCGGCCTAAGGTTACGGCTTCGCTACGTTTTTTGCATTGATAACCTTCGCAACAATCTAAATTGGACACACAAATCTCATCAATATGACTGCAGGAAGGGTCGACGCATTTGCCTTTGTGGCATTTTAAATCGGTGCAACAGAATCCATCTGACAGACTAAATCGGAGTTTCCACCCCCGACCGGATCCTTGGTATTAACCTCCTGGAGCATATGTCGAGTAGCACCAACGGGTTCAAGTGTTATCGCTAACACGACCCCAATCAATAATGCCACCATACAAACCACCTGCATATTTTTTTGATTCttcatattaatattattaacaatTACACAACTACTTTGTTATGATTTTTTTCTTAGTTTTGGTTGACGATTGTTTAACACCATTTTATAGCCCTAGCTAATACCTTGTATATCATCAAATAATCTTTTAGcatcaaatcaaatcaaagaGCTGTCAAAACAGCTAATTAAAACATTAATGTGTCGAACGAGTGCGAGAGAAGAGGATGACACGACGCGATTATGATTTATGAATCATGCTTTGGGGATATCCATCGTGGCTACATGTATGTTCTCCATTGACCAAATTATTGTTGTTTTCGTATCGCTCTCCGATCAAACAAAAGCTTGGCTATATTTAGACCTGACAAACAGGTTGAGTCGTGTCGAGTTTTCGTGTCATGTACATATTTAGAAAGTTTTaagtatatatttatttatgtgatggatgatcaagaaaaattaagattaatttagtaaacagaTCTAGTTCGTGTTTAGAGAGTTCAACCCAAAcgcaacccaattaaatatcgtgtcgtgttcgtgttcgtgtcgacccacttataTAAATAAGTCATTAGACCTCAATCCAAACCAGTTAAtatcgtgtcgtgtcattgtttacCAGATCCACAAGACCATAGAAAAAGACCCGCGTTCCACCATATCTAATAGAATATTCCATAATCTTCTGTTTGTTATTCAGTATGAATGTATGATCTGTATCCATTATTGTAGGAGATTATATCATAATTATTGGAGAGAATGTCGTAATTAGTTGTATATATCCTCGACCATCTCCTCGACGGCCACTCCACACCAGCTGTCGACTAATCCACTAATTAATACAGACTATATCACCAGTTGTATGATGTAGAAATTGAGCTAGCACCATCGGGTGACACCCAATTtcggcgccaccctctcacatgtaATAAGTGGAGACCCCTTCAATAAAGGATGTATGTGAGAGGGTGACACCCAATCTCGGGCACCACCCGGTGGCGTCCTATCAAGTTGATTAATGTAAAGCAGCATGTTTTAAAACATGGGTAAGGGATGTTAATATAATCCTAGAAATATTATTGCTCCTATTGCTGCCAATCATGATAATATGGATTTGATTTCTACAGGAGCGTCCAGTACAGCTAGAcatggcaaacagatcgggtcgtgtcgggttcgtgttcgtatcacatgtaaacgggtcacaaacccttcaacccaaacccgacccgtttaaatctcgtgtcgtgttcgtgtcgacccacttacataaatgggtcaacaagcctcaaccctaacccgctaatatcgtgtcgggttcgggtcgtgttttcgtgttatgtcaatatttggaaagttcaagtatatttatgtgatgaaaaataaaaaaattaggattaatttattaaacaggtcattcgtgtcgggttcgtgtttagaaaGCTCAACCCAAAtccgacccaattaaatatcatgtcgtgttcgtgtcgacccacttacataaatgggtcattgagcttcaacccaaacccgttaatttcgtgtcgtgttttcgtgtcgtgtcattatttGCCAGCTCTAAGTACAGCATCCAGAGGAGAAATATTATTGCTCTTTTTCTCTCCCAAGTCATGTGTCATTCTTGTAGTACAAATAACACAAAAGTATACCATTCAGGAATCCGTCAAGCCTGTATAAATACGGAGTTATCCATAGATTATCGTTGTTACCAAAATAGAGTTAGGCATAGATTATCATTGTTAGCATCACTATGTTTAAACCAAAGAAATGCTAAAGTTTTAGATTGAGAGATCCATGTATTGTTAGGAACTGCTTAATTACATCATTAATTACTAAAGTGAAGCATAAACATCAATCTGAAACATAAGTAAGCTCATTGAATCCAACTCTCATAGCTAGCTGCAGATAGACCATTCAAATGATCAAATCTAACCAACAATAATATGACAACTTTGGTCCACATATATACATTACTTGGTTCTGTTTATGATGTATTTTACTTGGTCCTTGTTCACTACTTTGTGGTGTTGTTTTAAGATGCGTAtaacttatactccctccaatttcatttattgttcctttttcccttttcatctattttctttattgtttcctctttccttttttggacaaCTTTGTGTGATCCAAAATCAATTTGATGTGGGGTCATGTGTATTGTATGGTCCAAATTGATTCCTTTATTTCTTATGTCAAAAATAAaggggaacaataaatgaaattggagggagtataatttaggGTTTTTAGGTTGTGAGCTTTAACACAAGGAAAAAATGGCTGACGAAATTAATGGTATTGAGTCAAGGAAGCGTGCTAGGGAAGATTATGATGACGAAGTCGAGTTGTTTGCAATTATTTTTGGTTTTATCAGTGTAATATTATGTTCATGGCACCAGATTAATTATCGAGAGAAACAAATAGCTTGGTGTGAGCATGAACGTGTTGAGAAAAGAAAATATTGGTTGAATTCGTTAATGAACAACCGCATATGCCGAGAACAATTGCGAATGGATATACATTGTTTTGACAAATTGTGTCGCATTTTGCAAATCAAAGGGGGTTTAAAGAGTACTAAAAATGTCACAATTAAGGAAGTTGTAGCCTATTTTCTTCATATTCTTGGCCATGACTTGAAAAATAGGACTAGCTATTGGGGCTGTGTATACTCGATCGGGAGAAACTGTGAGTCGTCATTTTCATATGGTGCTTAGAGCTGTGATGAAAATAGGTCAATATTACATAAAAGAAAGAGATTCTACTGTAAGTTTTGCCACAGATAGTAAATAGAAATGGGTTGAAGGGGTTGTCGGAGCGCTTTATGGGACACATATCGAAATGACCGTCTATGCGCAAGACCGGCCTAGATATAGAAATAGGAAAGGTGATATTACTACTAATGTTCTAGCTACGTGTGATAACAATCTTCGCTTTAGCTATGTTTTGCCAGGTTGGGAAGGTTCGGCATCAGATCCTCGGGTTCTTTATGATGCCCTTCGAAGACCAAATGGTCTAAAACTTGTCCCAAACAAGTATTATCTGGTGGACTTAGGATATACTAATGGACCGGGTTTCTTAGCTCCTTACAAACGTACTCGATATCATTAACCAGTCCGTCCGAATCATTTGATGATGTGATGAATCACGCGAGTAGCTTTAGCATGATTCGTAAAGAGAGCAACCCACAGTCGATATTGATCATCCATGCCCAATGTGACAGTGACATGGTTACGAATGTTAGGGACTGCGAGGGCCGGATTGAAAGGAATTGTGGAATTGTGGACTACATCCGTCGACACTAAGTCTAAACTTAGTGCTGACCACTccatgctctgataccatgtaaaATTGTAATGCTTGATTTGTCATTGATTAATAACAGACTATAAATACAAGAGTTCGAGATCTTCGAGATTACATAATATACAATAAGAGAGGTAACAAATAATTACACAATAACTAAAGAATATTTACATATAAGACATGTAAGACAACGACCAAACCCTAACTTAATTCAAGCAATCATGAATATATCGACAAAACAATATTTAGCTGACATGAGTTATTTCGAAATCTTTAAGAACTCAAGTGAGCGAGCAAATCCGATTTTCAACAACACTGAAAAAATCAATATATAGTCtccttagttttttttttttcaacgcTCATGAGGGGCAAAGC
It includes:
- the LOC141592989 gene encoding two-component response regulator-like APRR9, translating into MKTKNKKLQGERLLYNNSENYRKVPWEARVCKYILPYYYSSFLIISQWYFAKTDIASLVVTATTGEAALRILLKKHHGISLVVTDLFLPDMSSSLEFLQKVETETRLPVVMMSDTFDEHLVMHGLSIGAMMFLIKPLCHNDIKHMWQFPIMKKGRSFLAGRIGEAANSFSMVFGKEKQKDDKLQTELQEEHPEQHPEEESVLASLMAGVVTQSGTRTVQAPC